A window from Nocardioides mesophilus encodes these proteins:
- a CDS encoding glycoside hydrolase family 3 protein has product MRRTTLGAAALAALLTVSACGSQTGTPEPRAGGMVRTATPPTASAVTGARTGTAHAAPLPIDTGWGPTAQEINRARALVGRLTLAERAGQVIYARYAGTAAPTDLVDRLHLGGIVVFADNYEDTDQIRASNATVQQAARRAGRDFPVGIGVDQEGGIVERVTGGTRFPAFMTAGAADDEALTRAAAQASGRELAGLGFNLDYAPDADVTIGRSDPTIGSRSAGSRPALVARQVVASARGYESTGVVPVLKHFPGHGSLTTDSHLALPVQRRSLSELQQRDLVPFKTAVAAGLPSIMVGHIDVRALDPGMPSSLSRKVVTGLLRDRLGFDGVVVTDSLAMHAVSDRFASGPAAVRALQAGNDVVLMPPSPKLARDGIVRAVREGRLSSARLVQAATRQVALLLHEQAAGLETAAPGSGSAASAAWSAAALTSVSGPCSGRLVGSRVSVSGPPTAVDRFRTAAAAAGLAVGRRGTTVRLIGYGGAAVRGDVVVATDTPYVLGDSAAPVRLATYGDTPGAMRALVDVLLGRAPAPGSLPVEVAGVPRSGC; this is encoded by the coding sequence GTGCGGAGGACAACCCTGGGAGCGGCGGCGCTGGCCGCGCTGCTGACCGTGTCCGCGTGCGGGTCGCAGACCGGCACCCCCGAGCCGCGGGCCGGCGGGATGGTGCGGACCGCGACGCCCCCCACCGCGTCGGCCGTCACCGGGGCGCGGACCGGGACCGCCCACGCAGCACCGCTGCCGATCGACACCGGATGGGGACCGACCGCGCAGGAGATCAACCGGGCCCGCGCCCTGGTCGGGAGGCTGACACTGGCCGAGCGGGCCGGGCAGGTGATCTACGCGCGGTACGCCGGCACCGCCGCGCCCACCGACCTCGTCGACCGGCTGCACCTGGGCGGGATCGTGGTGTTCGCCGACAACTACGAGGACACCGACCAGATCCGGGCCAGCAACGCCACGGTCCAGCAGGCCGCCCGACGGGCCGGCCGCGACTTCCCGGTCGGCATCGGCGTCGACCAGGAGGGCGGCATCGTCGAGCGCGTCACCGGAGGCACCCGGTTCCCGGCGTTCATGACCGCCGGCGCCGCCGACGACGAGGCGCTCACCCGGGCCGCCGCGCAGGCGAGCGGCCGGGAGCTGGCCGGCCTCGGCTTCAACCTCGACTACGCCCCGGACGCCGACGTCACGATCGGCCGCAGCGACCCCACCATCGGCTCGCGCTCGGCCGGCTCGCGGCCCGCGCTGGTCGCCCGGCAGGTGGTGGCCTCGGCGCGCGGCTACGAGTCCACGGGGGTGGTGCCGGTCCTCAAGCACTTCCCGGGCCACGGCTCGCTGACCACCGACAGCCACCTGGCGCTGCCGGTCCAGCGCCGCTCCCTGTCCGAGCTGCAGCAGCGCGACCTAGTGCCGTTCAAGACCGCGGTGGCGGCCGGGCTGCCGAGCATCATGGTCGGCCACATCGACGTACGCGCTCTCGACCCGGGGATGCCGTCCTCCCTGTCCCGCAAGGTCGTGACCGGGCTGCTGCGGGACCGCCTCGGCTTCGACGGGGTGGTGGTCACCGACTCGCTGGCGATGCACGCGGTCTCCGACCGGTTCGCCAGCGGTCCGGCAGCCGTCCGCGCCCTGCAGGCCGGCAACGACGTCGTGCTGATGCCGCCCTCGCCGAAGCTGGCCCGCGACGGCATCGTGCGGGCCGTCCGCGAGGGTCGGCTCTCCTCGGCCCGGCTGGTGCAGGCCGCCACCCGGCAGGTGGCGCTGCTGCTGCACGAGCAGGCCGCCGGGCTGGAGACCGCGGCGCCGGGCTCGGGCAGCGCAGCCTCCGCCGCCTGGTCCGCCGCCGCGCTCACCAGCGTCAGCGGCCCGTGCAGCGGTCGGCTGGTCGGCAGCCGGGTGAGCGTCAGCGGCCCTCCCACCGCCGTGGACCGGTTCCGCACCGCTGCCGCCGCGGCCGGCCTCGCCGTCGGCCGTCGCGGCACGACCGTGCGGCTGATCGGCTACGGCGGCGCCGCGGTCCGCGGCGACGTCGTGGTGGCCACGGACACCCCCTACGTGCTCGGCGACAGTGCCGCGCCCGTGCGGCTCGCCACCTACGGCGACACCCCCGGCGCGATGCGGGCGCTGGTCGACGTGCTGCTCGGCCGGGCCCCGGCGCCCGGGTCGCTACCGGTCGAGGTCGCCGGCGTACCGCGGTCCGGCTGCTGA